tatatactctattctatccttttctactgtatcttaatctatgccgctccgacattgctcgtccaaatatttatacattcctttaatttagattgtgtgtattgttagatgttactgcactgttggagctggaaacacaagtatttcactacaccgtaataacatctgctaaacacaagtatgtgacaaataaaatttgatttctaAGAACAATGGAACACAGCCCTGAACAGGAATGTTGAGATAATCATACAATTTGAATCAAACAATTGAATTCAAACAAAGTTTACATTAATAAAATAAAGCATACTTACAAATGAAAAGCAACAGAAGCAAAGTATTCTACCCTTCCCTTATTCACTTTTTCCTTCTCAAGTGTGCAAACCTTTCTCAATAAACTACCCCAGTACTATGCTATTTAGTCTGAGTTGACGGGCTCACAATACCATTGTGTTATACCCACTTCCTTAATGGTTGTTGCTAGTCAGCAGAATGCGGACCAAAAATGCAACATGTCATGAGATTCTCTGGAGGGGCCACGGATGATTCAATTTAATAAATAACAAGAGACTATAGTGCAACTCCTTTgtcacaaaaaaaatgcattgtaTTACGATAAGAGAAAAATGTGTAGGTCAGAAAAGAGCAGGCAACTGATACTATCGATTTATACTTTATAACACATTTTCACAATAACCTCTTCAGTTGGAAATATTGACCCTTCCTTCTGTTTCATGATACAACAGCAAAGACATAACATCAATAAATGAATTGGATTCAATAAGGAAATTGTTGGTCTTCAATGTTTTTCCGGAATCACTACATTTTAATTGTGATGATGGGAGCAAATACCTATGGGTGAGTCAATGCTCCATGcaattttttattatattttttcatGAGAGGAAGATGTTATTAGATGAAATAAGGAACCGATACAAGATGCATCGGCtacaatagagccccacagtggaggtgtcataatacccataaaacctagcagtcaaacaatGAAGTGGTTCCAATAATTTTCCCACCATAATTTTTCCCCTTAGGTAatttttagaaacacttacaataagggctgtgttttgtgtaggtttaCCATGgggtgacgttttgataaccatgtaaatctctaggacaaggtgacttattcagctctatttactctcatatCCGAAAATGATAgatattcttacctttgcctcgattcggcagtctcatcccacatttgtagttctttattaTAGCCACATTAGCGGTACATTTTttggtaagcctacacgaaacacagcccttattttaagtgtttctaaaatcacctatgggaaaaatgtatgGTGAAAAAAACgaatggaaccatttccttgtttgactgctaggttttatgggaattatgactcatactgtgttACTCCATTTCTCTCATGCAGCCTGATCCAATCAGATTGAAATGATTACTGTCCAGCCAATCATAATAAAGATGACTGCGGTGTGTAAACCAAGATCCCCAGGGGGAGCAGCAGATCCATTGCCACTGTGCAAAAGTTGCTCCTCTTACTCACATCTGCAATGAAGTTCAACTTTTATACTGTCCCAAGATGCACAGAAATACAACAAtacatgacaaaacaacaaatgttgtcTTTTCCATTTTAACTGCGTTTTTGGAATACTTCTCACAGACACAGGAATGGTAACTGTCacacaacaaaaataaataactcCTCTTCAAGACAATGGATGGAGACACTCAGTCCAAAAACTTGCGGTTCTGGTTCTGACCAAAGAGAGCCACTCGAATCTCAGGCATCATCTGAGCAGAAAGACAGACACTGGATTAGTGCCAAGCTGAACCTCATGAAAAACCACAAGAGTAAGGGGCCAAACTATATCTGAGAATTGGCAGTACAATCATGTGCAAAACGTCACACAGCGTATACAACTAAAGAATCATGGTAAGCCGATAGCTTTATGCGAGGATATTCACACTGTTGGTTGTTGATATAGGAAAACTGTCAATTAACTAGATGTGCTAGCTGTTCATCATGCCATTATAGTTCCTGTGAGACTGTCCCTGTGCCCTTACCTGCTGAGCCATGAGGTCCAGTCTGCTCTCTAGTGTATTGGACACCTTGATCTTCCCATCAGCGTTGTAGATTTCAATACCTCCAGAACTGAAGGAGACATACAAACATCTTTGAATTAACTCATGAACCCTTGACTGACACCGTAGAAAGACCACAGAAgacattttttttcaattatgTGTTAATCAATCAATACTAATTCAAAGTAAAACCTATTTGAAATGAATGGGTTCACATTGAGACAAGGGACTGTCTTCTTACATGTCTGGGGACAGGAAGTTGTCCTGGTCGATGCGAACCTCAATATTGTTCTTCACTGCTGCTTTATAGACGGGAATGGTCTTCTGGATAGCCGCCTGAATAGGAATACAACATATGAATCATGCATCAACCCGGTATACAAGGAAATACACTTGAACAACATTGAACTGTTAGAGTGAAAAGGATCATTCTGACCTGAAGCACCTGCAGGTCCTGTTTACGACAGCGGATGGTCACTTTGGTCTCAAGAAGCTGATAGAAACCCTAATATTAAACAGCAGAGCAAAGGACACATTAAAAAGATTTgctttaaataaaataaaactcacTGCACAACGCCTTTGACCTAAATAACACGCAGGCCTATGTACAGCATACTGATATGTATGCAGGACTGTGTAACtgataaactatactgaacatatGAATAGAGTAGGCCTAGAGTAATTgttatctctgtttctctcagcgTTGTCCCAGTACAGGACCTTTTTAAGTTCTGTTGGTCTTATTTTCCACGCAGGTAGTTCTCCTTGAGCGGTTCTTGTCGATTCATGTTcagtattatgtcatgttttatgttctgtgtggacgccaggaagagtagctgatgctttaGCTGATGGGAATCAATAAATAAAACACTAAAACTGTATTGCATTATTTCAAAAAAGGCCTCACCTGCAGAACCAGCCCGTCCATCAGTGCTGGGTACCTGGCTGGGTCCTTGGCTACGTTGGCCAGCCGTTGACGCGCCTCGCTCAACATTTCCTGAGTACACACATTGAGAGGGGTTAGCCTATTATTTACATAAAATGCGGTGCTGTAGCAGAACATCATGCCTCTGCCTGTGTTTGAACAAAATAATATGCCAGCCAAGACAAATTAAACTTACTGAAATCATGTCGTCGCGAGCCTTTAACACCTTCAGACGAGCCTGGTTCATCAGGTTAGACATTTGACTGTAGAGGAAGAGAGGTAAGTAAACAAGAGGCTGTGGCACAGGACCACATCACAAGTCCAAGCAGGTGTAAGCCATAGCTACTGTAACATATACTGTGCTTCTTACAATGAATGAGCTGTTGGATGTGACTTCACATTTAGAAGATAAAAGACTTAAAGGAAGTTGTGTGTCAGACAAATTCCTCTTTAGAGAAAGAAGAGATTGAGGAAGTCTCTGAGGGAGCTGAGAGACTAGCAGCAACACTGTCTGAGCTGTAAATAAAGAGTGACTAACATTTTCTTCTGCTGCTCGATTTGCTTCTCTTTCTTCTCGTAATACTCCATGATCTTCAACCTCTGGGTCTGCACCAGACGGCCCTTCTCGATGTTGAACTCCTCCTCCGCCTGCAGGGGGAGACACTTGTCACTCAGAGCATGCAATGAGGCCCTGTCTTTATGATGGTAGGGTCATTCCTCACGATTGAGGATACATTTTAAGAAGCATTGAACCAGTAGAACTGTTAAAGGTACAACTAAAATGATTGATTTAATTTAGTAAATTCTCATTATGTCTTAGAGGAGGGATCATGCTTTCTTATTTCAGCTGAATGCGCCTACGCAAATCTTTTGTTTGTGTTTGCTGAAAACAcacaatatgtgtgtgtgctgaACTATGCCAGTCACTTGTAAATAAGCACTGTACCTTGGCATCAATTTCCTCTGCCTTCTCATTGGCCTCCTGCTCAATGAAGGCCATCATGTGTTTGATCTATacaggggggaaaaaacagtGTGAATAAGAGATGAGTTGACAGTAAAAGACTCACCACATTAGGCATGCTTTCCAAGTCATATTTCATACTGAAGAGAGTTAAGAGGCAGACTTAAAAAGCTTCATTACCCTGGACATTAATTAACTTGTCTCCATTGGTCCCACCATGTGGTGTGGAATGTGTCTGCCTGGTGTATAGCTTATGTTTCTGTTCCATAATTTTCCATGTAATGTTCATCTAACTTAGATGTCTAAATTCAATTTATTAACAATTAAAAAAGCCCTAATCATACTAGACATTGTGATTGTATTTTAGCTGTagtatttcagatttttttcaaTGACAACCTTGGCATTATACAATCACAATTCTGCTCCGTACAAATATACAGATGCAATCATTTATAATAAGAAAGGAAACGGCCTAAATAGAGCAGAAGATGGATAGACGGGTGAAGGTTAAAAGGCTGTAATTGCAATGTACCTGCTTCTGAACGTCGGCATCGCTGAGCGCCATGGTTGCACCAGTCCGGATCTTGTTTCCTTGAAAATATAAACACCGTGATTTCAATACAATAAATGCAACATGCTTTAAAATATTGTAAATCCTTTAGTGCGATGTATCAATGAATTAAATACCAGAGAAATACAGCAAGGAATGTATGAATTAGCCGTTGTAGTCGTGACTAAAGATGTCTACACTGGATCAGCTGATTTTCAACGTCACATGATGTTTACTTCCGGTCTCACCCACCATTAAAATGTGTgacgactggtactgtatgctacgttaggttagggggatatattatatatttacaaaaacgAGTGAGTGCAGTTGATACATTTGtgaaatatataataaacagtgttggaaaaagtacacaattgtcatacttgagtaaaagtaaagataccttaatagaaaactACTCAAGATAAAGTGAAAGTCACtcaataaaatactacttgagtaaaattatttggttttgaatatacttaagtatcaaaagtaaatgtaattgctaaaatatactcaaatataaaaagtaaaagtaaaaacgaatgtcaaattccttatattaagcaaaccagactccATCATTTTCTTTTACACTCTGACACAATTttcaaatgaagcatttgtgtatgtttagtgagtctgccagatcagaggcagtagggatgaccagggagattctcttgataagtgcctgAATTTGACAAGTTTCCTGTCCtgataagcattcaaaatgtaataagtaCTTTTGGGTCTTAAGGAAAAttgatggagtaaaaagtacattattttcttcatgaatgtagtgaagtaaaagtagtcaaaaatataaatggtaaagtaaagtacagataccccaaaaaatgacttaagtagtactttaaagtaagtattcaacccatttgttattgtaagcataaataagttcaggagtaaacatttgcttaacaagttacataatacatttcatggactcactctgtgtgcaataatagtgtttaacatgatttttgaatgactacctaatctctatatcccacacatacaattatctgtaaggtccctcagtcgagcagtgaatttcaaacacagattccacaaagaccagggaggttttccaatgcctcgcacagaagggcacctattggtagatgggtatatAAAAAACAGACATTTAATATCTCTTTGAGCAAAGTGAAGTTATTATTTAAACTTTGGATGGAGTAtcattacacccagtcactacaaagatacaggcgtccttcctaactcagttgccggagaggaaggaaaccgctcagggatttcaccacaaggccagtggtgactttaaaactgttagagtttaatggctgtgataggagaaaactgaagatggatcaacattgtagttactaacacagtactaacctaaatgacagagtgaaaagaaggaagcatatacagaataaacatattccaaaacattgcatcctgtttgcaataaggcactaaagtaaaattgcaaagaatgtggcaaagaaataaacattatgtcctgaatacaaagcgttatgtttggggcaaatccaacacaacacatccctaaatactattcatattttcaagcatggtggtggctgcatcatgttatggtatgcctgtcatcagcaaggactcgagagctttttaggataaaaagaaacaaaatAGAGTTAAgtacaggtaaaaaaaaaacacaaagccaaatatacactggagttgctagttttgacttaaatcggcttgaaaatctatggcaagacctgaaatgtgctgtctagcaatgatcaacaaccaacttgacagagcttaaagaattcaAAAATGAATAATTCTCAAATAGtgtacaattcaggtgtgcaaagctcttagagacttacccagaaagactcacagctgtaatcactaccaaaggtgattgtaacacgtattgacttaggggtttgaatacttatgtacattagatatttctgtatttcattttcaatacatttgcaaaaatttcaaaaaacctgttttcacgttgtctttatgggatattgtgtgtaaatgggtgagataaaaaaaattgaatccattttcaattcaggttgtaacaagaaaatgtggaatgagtcaaggggtatgaatactttctgaatgcttgTATTAAATTAATTAAATCTGTCAAACACGGACTTCTCACTGAATATCTTTCTCAAATGTTAATATTTTAATTAGAAGGAAATCAATTGTGGATAATGTCAACATCAGAGgagactggtgggaggagctataggaggatgggatcattgtaatggctggaatggaattaatggaacggtatcaaacacatcaaacatatggaaaccacatgtttgagtctgtcccatttattccattccatccattacaatgagcccatcctcctgtagctcctcccatcagcctcctctggtCAACATTTATTTAAAGTATTTTTGTAATAATCCTCAGGAATAAATTGTCTGTGCAGACTGACAATGTAGTCAATGGTGCAGACCATGGTGCTGCAGACCATGTATGGGCCTTGCCAGTAGATGGCGCTAGAGGGTTAGAGGAATTCCATAAAAATAGCACAAAGTTTCCATTCTGGTTCTGACTCAGTCTGCATTATTTCCTTCTACAGCACAGTGAATGACTGTGTGCCATCTGGAAGTGTGTCAGAAAACTTTGGCCAACTGCCTGTGACAGCTCTAACCTCTGCCTCCTCTGTACTGTTAATTATTATGTCACTCCGAGGTTTTTCACTGACTTACAGCTAGTTATGTCTGCCCAGCGCAGGACAATAGGCATAATAGAAGGCAGAGCTATTTTACCAAGCTGGCACAATGATGAAGTATTCAATCACTTTGCATGCTGTAATTCTAGAGCAGCCTCTTACAAAtggaatatatttatttttccCTCCATAAAACATGCATGGCCACATTGTAGCCAACTGTTACGTCATAGTCTGGCACTGGAcaggggatgaagagagagagagagtggaagagttagatagagatggagagagagagagagagagagagagagagggaggggggctccTGTGTCCTGTGGAGCAGCTGGTAGTCCATTGCTAACTACAGCGTGTATGTCACCCTCTCTGTCGCTGTGTCCTCAGCCCTGACTTTCTGTCCGAGTGCACGTCTCTTACTCTATTTCAACATCTGTCTCTCGCATACGACTTTCAACACTTTACAGAGAGGAGCCAGGTAAGAAAGACACTTCTTTTACTCTGCTCTTAATTAATGGAATGCAAGGCCGCATCACAGGATATCTTGTTGTTGTTTtagggcagggctctccaaccctgttcttggaaagctaccatcctgtaggtttttatTCCAACCCTAATGGAACGCACCTCGactctaataattagctggttgatacgATGAATCAAGTTAGTTACAACTTGGGTTGGAGCGAAACATCTACAGGAGGGAacctctctaggaacagggttggagagcccagtTTTAAGGGACTTGTGGTGTGtgagtgtatagtactgtagtagtattagtagtacaTAATAGTACACACACGTAGTAGTAATACATGTAGTTGAGGGGAGAGGGCCTTGTAAAAACTTGCTTTGTTAAACCAATATAGAAGGCGTCTATATCAGCCATCATGGAGCTCTTTGATGTTATGAAGGGCACAACTCCAAGAGGTTTTAACCTTGTGTACCACCTGTCAACATAAACAAGTCTGTTTGCCTATCctcgagtgtgtgtgtctgtgtccgtacgtccctgtgtgtatgtttgtgtgtgcctgttgatgtgtctgtttctaGAAATCCAATCGGATAAGATCATCAGATGGTTCACGAGGTGCTGAGAATGTGTGGTTTCCTCTGTCTGACATTCAGACTGACCTTTCATCTCTGGGGCTCTGATATCATGACCATGAGTCTTTGACATCACTACCATGGGTATCTGATACTATCAGGAAGAGaacaaacctgggttcaaatactatttgaaatcattccaAATACTTTATCTGGGTTTGATTGAACTTGCTtggcgcaatggaaccaatagaatagtcgcAAAAGAAGTGCAAACCCCATCTATCTGGCACTCCAGACAGACTAGACCAAACACTAAATGTAtctgaaagatttcaaatagtaattgaacccaggtctggaaagGAGTGGGACTCCACATTATAGGGATTTGTTTTAATTAAACTCTGTGGGGGTTAAAAGCCATTGTCAGATGTGGCTCATTGGAAAACCTATAACTAAAAGAGGGTAATAAGTGAATGAGTCTTGCTGGACAGATTAAGCAATTAATATGCTTTAGATAACAGGTACT
The DNA window shown above is from Salmo trutta chromosome 8, fSalTru1.1, whole genome shotgun sequence and carries:
- the LOC115198928 gene encoding V-type proton ATPase subunit E 1-like codes for the protein MALSDADVQKQIKHMMAFIEQEANEKAEEIDAKAEEEFNIEKGRLVQTQRLKIMEYYEKKEKQIEQQKKIQMSNLMNQARLKVLKARDDMISEMLSEARQRLANVAKDPARYPALMDGLVLQGFYQLLETKVTIRCRKQDLQVLQAAIQKTIPVYKAAVKNNIEVRIDQDNFLSPDISGGIEIYNADGKIKVSNTLESRLDLMAQQMMPEIRVALFGQNQNRKFLD